From one Synechocystis sp. PCC 6803 substr. PCC-P genomic stretch:
- a CDS encoding ribonuclease R family protein, producing the protein MDYSIATLLSYFVDDKLVAGKFLEKKLGCESPEAIEALQIALDALEKMGVLVKERGKYKRVTREDVVEARLRCSSKGFCFAIQDDEDATDIYVREGNLSNAWNGDRVLVKVIKDGTRRKSPEGAVHLILDRANPSLLAQVKKSEDNYRAVPLDDRLLFELELQDKEQNLGEAVDHLVHVSVLRYPIAQHPPLGEVTKVLGSDAEAAADTDIVSCKHDLPLGWTPEAIEALQSLPKVIEPGELKKRQDYRKLQLVTFGDGPRGETLPWQEVALSLESQANQWQVGIHITDIAHYIAEDSLLDQLARKRGTTVYLEEQICPLFPEGLIGRCSLIPDEDRLALSFFLTVDDRGEVTGFEYHSSVVKVDHQLDFSEVQTALADIESVSGELKPYGGLLQELFFQICPLIKSQRLQRGSFNLQTETASPRLDEGRLGVIMTQETLPIRSLLAELMVVLQREVALQLQALGIPGLYCGQVAPEAEDLTDIVKLAENLDLGVKIDLEGDIIPQHYHHLSQAFESLPAKAVLNHLLANTLKIEKYFSHPAPHFALAYDSGYTHCVSPAQRYGDLVIQRLLKLVLTEGRDRRTKQMKTGVELNAHTCRNQISWNVLPPNLQETIEGDLHQLVLGLNDREQTAEDAEKDLLGLKKAEKMKARTGEIFRGLITGVQSYGFFVQIFDLLAEGLVHVSSLKDDWYEFRSRQCALVGRKSRTSYRLGNEVDVQVRSVDYYRQQIDLGAVNNAPKDSANMDFDDDDEDGDEREEQDTMDWDAMEDGDDDEGGAVIF; encoded by the coding sequence ATGGATTATTCGATCGCCACACTTTTGTCCTATTTTGTTGACGACAAATTAGTAGCGGGTAAGTTTCTCGAAAAAAAACTAGGTTGTGAGAGTCCTGAGGCCATAGAAGCCCTACAGATTGCCCTCGATGCCCTGGAAAAAATGGGGGTACTAGTCAAAGAAAGGGGTAAATATAAGCGGGTGACCAGGGAAGATGTGGTGGAAGCCCGGCTGCGTTGTTCCAGTAAGGGTTTTTGTTTTGCCATCCAAGACGATGAAGATGCCACCGATATTTACGTCCGGGAAGGGAATCTCAGCAATGCCTGGAACGGCGATCGGGTTTTGGTCAAAGTGATTAAGGACGGTACCCGCCGCAAGTCCCCCGAAGGAGCAGTCCATCTCATTCTCGACCGAGCCAATCCTTCCCTGTTAGCGCAGGTGAAAAAAAGCGAAGATAATTACCGGGCTGTGCCGCTAGATGACCGCCTGCTATTTGAGCTGGAACTTCAGGATAAGGAGCAAAACCTCGGAGAAGCGGTAGATCATCTCGTTCATGTTTCCGTTCTCCGTTATCCCATTGCCCAGCACCCGCCCCTAGGCGAAGTTACTAAAGTGTTAGGCAGTGACGCTGAAGCCGCCGCCGACACCGATATCGTTTCCTGTAAACATGATTTGCCCCTAGGTTGGACTCCCGAAGCCATCGAAGCTCTGCAAAGTTTGCCCAAAGTGATTGAACCAGGGGAACTGAAAAAAAGGCAGGATTATCGCAAGCTCCAGTTAGTTACCTTTGGCGATGGTCCCCGGGGGGAAACGTTACCCTGGCAAGAGGTGGCCCTGAGCTTAGAAAGCCAAGCAAACCAATGGCAAGTAGGCATTCACATCACCGACATTGCCCACTACATTGCCGAAGATAGTCTGTTGGACCAGTTAGCCCGTAAACGGGGCACCACCGTGTACCTAGAAGAACAGATTTGCCCCCTGTTCCCCGAAGGTTTGATCGGGCGCTGTTCTCTCATTCCCGACGAAGATCGTCTGGCCCTATCCTTCTTTCTCACAGTGGATGACCGGGGGGAAGTAACAGGGTTTGAATACCACAGCAGTGTGGTCAAAGTCGATCACCAACTAGACTTCAGCGAAGTGCAAACAGCCTTGGCGGACATTGAATCCGTAAGTGGCGAGTTGAAACCCTACGGCGGCCTGCTCCAGGAATTATTTTTCCAAATTTGCCCCCTGATTAAATCCCAACGGCTACAGCGGGGGAGTTTTAACCTCCAAACAGAAACCGCTTCCCCCCGCCTGGATGAGGGTCGTTTGGGGGTGATCATGACCCAAGAAACCCTGCCCATTCGTAGTTTGTTAGCAGAATTGATGGTGGTGTTGCAGCGAGAAGTAGCTCTCCAACTGCAAGCCCTGGGCATACCTGGTCTCTACTGTGGCCAGGTCGCACCGGAAGCTGAAGATCTAACGGACATTGTTAAATTAGCGGAAAACCTCGATTTAGGCGTAAAAATTGACCTAGAAGGGGACATTATTCCCCAGCATTACCATCACCTCAGCCAAGCATTTGAATCCCTGCCAGCTAAAGCGGTGTTGAACCATTTGCTGGCTAATACTCTCAAAATCGAAAAGTATTTTAGCCATCCCGCTCCCCACTTTGCCCTTGCCTATGATTCCGGTTATACCCACTGTGTTTCTCCGGCCCAACGGTATGGGGATTTAGTAATACAACGATTGCTGAAACTCGTCTTAACAGAGGGGCGCGATCGCCGGACCAAACAAATGAAAACCGGGGTAGAGCTCAATGCCCACACCTGCCGTAACCAAATTAGCTGGAATGTGTTGCCCCCCAACCTCCAAGAAACCATTGAAGGGGATTTGCACCAGTTGGTGTTGGGACTCAATGACCGGGAACAAACTGCCGAAGATGCCGAAAAAGATCTATTGGGGCTGAAAAAAGCTGAAAAAATGAAAGCCCGCACCGGGGAAATCTTCCGGGGCTTAATCACTGGAGTCCAGTCCTATGGCTTCTTCGTGCAAATTTTCGACCTGCTGGCTGAAGGCCTCGTCCATGTTAGTTCCCTCAAAGATGACTGGTACGAGTTCCGCAGTCGCCAATGCGCCCTAGTGGGTCGTAAAAGTCGTACTTCTTACCGCTTAGGCAATGAGGTGGACGTACAGGTGCGCAGTGTGGACTATTACCGTCAACAAATTGACCTTGGAGCGGTTAATAATGCCCCCAAAGACTCCGCCAATATGGATTTTGATGATGATGACGAAGATGGGGACGAGCGGGAGGAACAAGACACCATGGATTGGGATGCCATGGAAGATGGCGATGATGATGAGGGAGGGGCGGTAATTTTCTAG
- a CDS encoding TIGR03279 family radical SAM protein, with amino-acid sequence MSEVSLRPAKISTVLPGSLGEEMGFEPGDAIVRINGQAPRDLIDYQFLCADDYLELDVLDSQGELHELAVEKEFDQDLGLGFETALFDGLIQCNNRCPFCFIDQQPPGKRESLYYKDDDYRLSFLYGSYLTLTNLSAKEWQRIEQLRLSPLYVSIHATEASVRERLLKNHRAGQILDQLAWFQARRLQIHAQVVVCPGVNDGKHLEQTLRDLAQFHQGETPAVISVAVVPVGLTRFRPQEDELSPVGQAKATEVIAQVQALQKEFAQQLGGNFVWLADEWFLIARQPLPPESHYEDYPQIGNGVGSIRQFIKEFQQQAAEFLPPAIAEAKTLTWVVGNAVEQAFELLVEQLNQVKGLTVNLAPLNSDYWGQEITVTGLLTGQDLIAKLAGRDLGDGILLPALMLKHDDTRFLDDLRVADVAQKLGTTIYPVADVASLLEHCVQPMAVSRHC; translated from the coding sequence ATGAGTGAAGTTTCTCTGCGTCCCGCCAAAATTAGTACTGTATTGCCGGGGTCCCTGGGGGAAGAAATGGGCTTTGAGCCGGGGGATGCCATTGTGCGTATTAATGGTCAGGCACCGAGAGATTTGATTGATTATCAATTTCTCTGCGCTGACGATTATTTGGAATTGGACGTATTGGACAGTCAGGGAGAATTACATGAACTGGCGGTAGAAAAGGAATTCGATCAGGATTTGGGACTGGGGTTTGAAACGGCCCTATTCGACGGGCTGATCCAGTGCAATAACCGTTGTCCCTTTTGTTTCATCGACCAACAACCGCCGGGGAAACGGGAGAGTTTGTATTACAAAGATGATGACTATCGCCTGAGTTTTCTCTACGGCAGTTATCTCACTTTGACTAATTTGAGTGCCAAGGAATGGCAACGCATAGAACAGTTAAGGCTTTCTCCCCTCTACGTTTCCATCCATGCCACGGAAGCATCGGTGCGGGAAAGATTGTTAAAAAATCATCGGGCCGGTCAGATTCTTGACCAGTTGGCTTGGTTCCAAGCTAGAAGATTACAGATCCACGCCCAGGTGGTGGTTTGTCCTGGTGTTAATGATGGTAAGCACTTAGAGCAAACTTTGAGGGACTTAGCCCAGTTTCACCAAGGGGAAACCCCAGCGGTGATTTCAGTGGCGGTGGTGCCGGTGGGTCTAACCCGTTTTCGTCCCCAGGAAGATGAGTTAAGCCCCGTTGGTCAAGCTAAAGCCACGGAGGTAATTGCCCAGGTTCAAGCTTTGCAAAAGGAATTTGCCCAGCAACTAGGTGGTAACTTTGTTTGGTTGGCCGATGAATGGTTTCTCATTGCCCGTCAACCTTTGCCACCGGAAAGCCATTACGAAGACTATCCCCAAATTGGCAACGGGGTAGGGTCTATCCGTCAATTCATTAAGGAGTTTCAACAACAAGCTGCGGAATTTCTCCCCCCGGCGATCGCCGAAGCCAAGACGTTGACCTGGGTAGTGGGCAATGCTGTAGAACAAGCGTTTGAGCTACTGGTGGAACAGTTAAATCAGGTAAAGGGTTTAACAGTTAATTTAGCGCCCTTAAACAGTGACTATTGGGGTCAGGAAATTACGGTGACGGGACTATTGACGGGGCAGGATTTAATCGCTAAATTGGCAGGCAGAGATTTAGGGGATGGTATTCTATTGCCTGCTCTGATGTTGAAACATGATGATACTCGCTTCTTGGATGACCTCCGGGTGGCCGATGTGGCTCAAAAGTTGGGCACAACCATTTACCCTGTGGCTGATGTGGCCAGTTTGTTGGAACATTGTGTTCAGCCCATGGCTGTCTCCCGCCATTGCTAA
- a CDS encoding putative toxin-antitoxin system toxin component, PIN family, producing the protein MKVVLDTNLWLSGWLWQGLPGNLIKLARKKEILTCTSVEILQEVEKVLSYQKLQKRLALLSLTTEEILLAMGEISTIYPIHPLEVPELRDPRDPKDAMVLATAIASQADAIISGDTDLLVLETY; encoded by the coding sequence ATGAAGGTCGTCCTAGATACAAACCTTTGGCTTTCCGGGTGGTTATGGCAAGGGTTACCAGGTAATCTCATAAAATTAGCTCGTAAAAAAGAAATTTTGACCTGTACTTCCGTAGAAATTTTGCAGGAAGTGGAGAAAGTTCTAAGTTACCAAAAGCTGCAAAAAAGGCTCGCATTACTGTCTTTAACGACAGAAGAAATTCTACTTGCGATGGGCGAAATTTCTACTATTTATCCTATCCATCCCCTAGAAGTTCCCGAACTGCGGGATCCTCGGGATCCTAAAGATGCCATGGTTTTGGCCACGGCGATCGCCTCCCAGGCTGATGCTATTATCAGTGGTGACACTGATTTACTCGTCCTAGAAACGTATTAA